From Lagenorhynchus albirostris chromosome 15, mLagAlb1.1, whole genome shotgun sequence, one genomic window encodes:
- the FLRT3 gene encoding leucine-rich repeat transmembrane protein FLRT3, which translates to MISPAWSIFLIGAKIGLFLQVAPLSVMAKSCPSVCRCDAGFIYCNDRFLTSIPTGIPEDATTLYLQNNQINNAGIPSDLKNLLKVERIYLYHNSLDEFPTNLPKYVKELHLQENNIRTITYDSLSKIPYLEELHLDDNSVSAVSIEEGAFRDSNYLRLLFLSRNHLSTIPWGLPRTIEELRLDDNRISTISSPSLQGLTSLKRLVLDGNLLNNHGLGDKVFFNLVNLTELSLVRNSLTAAPVNLPGTNLRKLYLQDNHINRVPPNAFSYLRQLYRLDMSNNNLSNLPQGIFDDLDNITQLILRNNPWYCGCKMKWVRDWLQSLPVKVNVRGLMCQAPEKVRGMAIKDLNVELFDCKDSAVVSTIQTTTATPNTVHPAQGQWPAPVTKQPDMKNPKLTKDQRTTGNPARKTIIITVKAVTSDTIHISWKLVLPMTALRLSWLKLGHSPAFGSITETIVTGERSEYLVTALEPDSPYRVCMVPMETSNLYLFDETPVCIETETAPLRMYNPTTTLNREQEKEPYKNPNLPLAAIIGGAVALVTIALLALVCWYVHRNGSLFSRNCAYSKGKRRKDDYAEAGTKKDNSILEIRETSFQMLPISNEPMSKEEFVIHTIFPPNGMNLYKNNHSESSSNRSYRDSGIPDSDHSHS; encoded by the coding sequence ATGATCAGCCCAGCCTGGAGCATCTTCCTCATCGGGGCTAAAATTGGGCTGTTCCTCCAGGTGGCACCACTATCAGTTATGGCTAAATCCTGTCCATCTGTGTGCCGCTGTGATGCCGGTTTCATTTACTGTAATGATCGCTTTCTGACATCCATTCCAACAGGAATACCAGAGGATGCTACAACTCTCTACCTTCagaacaaccaaataaataatgctGGGATTCCTTCAGATTTGAAAAACTTGCTGAAAGTAGAAAGAATATACCTATATCACAACAGTTTAGATGAATTTCCTACCAACCTACCAAAGTACGTAAAAGAGTTACATCTGCAAGAAAATAATATAAGGACTATCACTTATGATTCACTTTCAAAAATCCCCTATCTGGAAGAATTACATTTAGATGATAACTCCGTCTCAGCTGTTAGCATTGAAGAGGGGGCATTCCGAGACAGTAACTATCTCCGGCTGCTTTTCCTGTCCCGTAATCATCTTAGCACAATCCCCTGGGGTTTGCCCAGGACTATAGAAGAACTCCGCTTGGATGATAATCGCATATCCACCATCTCATCACCATCTCTTCAAGGTCTCACTAGCCTAAAACGCCTTGTTTTGGATGGAAACCTGCTGAACAACCACGGTTTAGGTGATAAAGTTTTCTTCAACCTAGTTAACTTAACGGAACTGTCACTGGTACGGAATTCCCTGACTGCTGCACCAGTAAACCTCCCAGGCACAAACCTGAGGAAGCTTTATCTTCAAGATAACCATATCAATCGGGTGcccccaaatgctttttcttatcTAAGGCAGCTGTATCGACTTGATATGTCCAATAACAACCTAAGTAATTTACCTCAGGGTATCTTTGATGATTTGGACAACATAACCCAATTGATTCTTCGCAACAATCCGTGGTATTGTGGGTGCAAGATGAAATGGGTGCGTGACTGGTTACAATCACTACCTGTGAAGGTCAATGTGCGTGGACTCATGTGCCAAGCCCCCGAAAAGGTTCGGGGAATGGCTATCAAGGACCTCAATGTAGAACTGTTTGATTGTAAGGACAGCGCAGTTGTAAGCACCATTCAGACAACCACTGCAACACCCAACACAGTGCATCCTGCTCAAGGACAGTGGCCAGCTCCAGTGACCAAACAACCAGACATGAAGAACCCCAAACTCACTAAGGATCAGCGAACCACGGGGAATCCAGCAAGAAAAACAATTATCATTACTGTGAAAGCTGTCACCTCCGACACAATTCATATCTCTTGGAAACTTGTCCTACCTATGACTGCTTTAAGACTCAGCTGGCTCAAACTGGGTCACAGCCCAGCGTTTGGATCTATAACGGAAACAATTGTAACAGGAGAACGCAGTGAATACTTGGTCACAGCCCTGGAGCCTGATTCACCCTATCGAGTCTGCATGGTTCCCATGGAAACCAGTAACCTCTACCTATTTGATGAAACTCCTGTTTGTATTGAGACTGAAACCGCACCCCTTCGAATGTACAACCCTACAACCACCCTTAATCGAGAGCAAGAGAAAGAACCTTACAAAAACCCCAATTTACCATTGGCTGCCATCATTGGTGGGGCTGTGGCCCTGGTGACCATCGCCCTTCTCGCTTTAGTGTGCTGGTATGTTCATAGGAATGGATCACTCTTCTCAAGGAACTGTGCATAcagcaaagggaagagaagaaaggatgaCTATGCGGAAGCGGGCACCAAGAAGGACAACTCCATCCTGGAAATCAGGGAGACTTCTTTTCAGATGTTACCGATAAGCAATGAACCCATGTCAAAGGAGGAATTTGTAATACACACCATATTTCCTCCTAACGGAATGAATCTGTACAAAAACAATCACAGTGAAAGTAGTAGTAACCGAAGCTACAGAGACAGTGGTATTCCAGACTCAGATCACTCACACTCATGA